From Athene noctua chromosome 19, bAthNoc1.hap1.1, whole genome shotgun sequence, one genomic window encodes:
- the CCDC92B gene encoding coiled-coil domain-containing 92B has product MTPSERPAGPRRSPQAWTVSLVAMETMSLEHQIQSVQRHIAFLKKEQMELLHDLHLEILRLQKHCSELTHDLETKELEARKQDELDQELEEKCRAMEAQLQEKEKDNLELRKELQHKETLVAALRSSLRTKERRFLEELKRRSHRVTILDTELQKQTEAAAYLSLQLHATAQRLPGPGAGKRLPPELPLAVPPPEGRPRRRGHRAHARRPPGDGAHPRDPAQEEHDAMPDPALFLYTARPHAPQHPLTEPPAPAHATAGATAAPRAQRPPRQPAQEPVARSRSAKGDPGKRQGSGPRGAPRE; this is encoded by the exons GCCTGGACGGTGAGTTTGGTTGCGATGGAGACCATGTCCCTGGAGCACCAGATCCAGAGCGTGCAGCGGCACATCGCTTTCCTGAAGAAGGAGCAGATGGAGCTGCTCCATGACCTGCACCTGGAGATCCTCCGCCTGCAGAAGCACTGCTCAG AGCTCACCCACGACCTGGAAACAAAAGAGCTGGAAGCTCGCAAGCAAG ATGAACTGGaccaggagctggaggagaagtgCCGGGCGATGGAGGCCCAGCtgcaggagaaggagaaggacaaCCTGGAGCTGCGCAAGGAGCTGCAGCACAAGGAGACGCTGGTGGCCGCGCTGAGGTCCAGCCTCCGCACCAAGGAGCGCCGGTTCCTGGAGGAGCTGAAGCGGCGGAGCCACCGCGTCACCATCCTCGACAccgagctgcagaagcagacGGAGGCGGCCGCTTacctctccctgcagctgcacGCCACAGCCCAGCGGCTGCCGGGCCCCGGGGCTGGCAAGCGGCTGCCCCCCGAGCTGCCCCTCGCCGTCCCCCCGCCCGAGGGCaggccccggcgccgcgggcaCAGGGCGCACGCTCGCCGCCCGCCCGGGGATGGGGCCCACCCCCGGGACCCCGCGCAGGAGGAGCACGATGCCATGCCCGACCCGGCTCTTTTCCTCTACACGGCGCGGCCGCACGCCCCGCAGCACCCGCTGACAGAGCCCCCGGCGCCAGCCCACGCCACGGCCGGTGCCACCGCGGCCCCGCGGGCACAGAGGCCTCCCCGGCAGCCAGCACAGGAGCCGGTGGCCAGGTCCAGGTCGGCCAAGGGTGATCCCGGCAAGAGGCAGGGGTCTGgcccccgcggtgccccccggGAGTAG